In the genome of Persephonella sp. KM09-Lau-8, one region contains:
- a CDS encoding flagellar basal body-associated FliL family protein has protein sequence MAEENKEQEEQQQGGGKKKLIILLVVLLLLLGGGGGAAYKFLVLDKQEAKKEENKAEKIQQEIKDIENLGIMFEVGTFVVNLADKDADRYLKVTIILELSNEQVKQEVEKRLPQIKDSITTLLFTKTSRELRTAEGVEKLKEEILRRVNAILPLGGVKNVYFTDFVIQTA, from the coding sequence ATGGCAGAAGAAAATAAAGAACAGGAAGAACAGCAGCAAGGAGGAGGAAAGAAAAAACTTATCATCCTCCTTGTTGTCTTGCTACTTCTTTTAGGTGGTGGAGGAGGAGCCGCTTATAAATTTTTAGTATTAGATAAACAGGAAGCAAAAAAGGAAGAAAACAAGGCTGAAAAAATTCAGCAGGAGATAAAAGATATAGAAAACCTCGGGATAATGTTTGAGGTTGGCACATTTGTTGTCAACCTTGCAGATAAAGATGCAGACAGGTATTTGAAGGTTACGATTATTTTGGAACTGTCAAATGAACAGGTAAAACAAGAAGTTGAGAAAAGATTACCACAGATAAAAGATAGTATAACCACCTTATTATTTACCAAAACCTCACGGGAACTGAGAACAGCTGAAGGAGTAGAAAAGCTAAAAGAAGAAATATTGAGACGGGTAAACGCTATTCTTCCTCTTGGTGGTGTTAAAAATGTTTACTTTACAGACTTTGTAATACAAACAGCTTAA
- a CDS encoding flagellar hook protein FlgE: MIQSFYTGNAGLGANREWLSVISDNIANVNTIGFKAERANFEDLISKSMTTFANGAPKNYEIGGGSFVGSTTKDFSQGSLMNTNTPTDLALDGEGFFMVQDSQGLTYYTRAGQFRTNAEGDLINLNGQKLLGWALDKNGNISGAIKAINVPNSMEPSQTTKIAFKEPTNLDSRVKVISAAFTPGDSTTFNYVNSFTTYDSLGNPHITSYYFQRTGTNTWNVYKLIDGTIAPVEVGGNLYKSVKLQFKPDGSLDVNNVYADTQVNLASDETVSGDTSDGHFQLANVPIKGSIHLKSYYNDAEGNTYIVNWHDDGAGKILDENGNVVGTVDYAARDIYIPLLENTSNADSITVDYLYGETAGSVAIDPTQVKFAGYDPNNGAENPLKTTENFKEIRQVASDFIFYAQQDGYAKGDLLSVAVSEDGIVKGVYSNGQVKDIARIAIATFKDKEILVRKGNNLYLPNSQTYTPIIVPGGVISKVRSGFLELSNVDISREFINLITAQRAYQANARTITTSDQVLQETMNIKR; encoded by the coding sequence ATGATTCAATCATTTTACACAGGAAATGCAGGATTAGGTGCAAACAGAGAATGGCTTTCTGTGATATCTGACAATATTGCAAACGTAAACACCATAGGATTTAAAGCAGAAAGAGCCAATTTTGAGGATTTAATCTCAAAAAGTATGACAACCTTTGCAAATGGTGCCCCAAAGAATTATGAAATTGGCGGAGGAAGTTTTGTAGGTTCTACAACAAAGGACTTTTCTCAGGGTTCTCTAATGAACACAAATACTCCAACAGACCTTGCATTAGACGGTGAAGGATTTTTTATGGTTCAGGATAGTCAGGGACTCACATATTACACAAGAGCTGGTCAGTTTAGAACAAATGCAGAAGGTGACCTTATAAATCTGAATGGTCAGAAACTTTTAGGATGGGCTCTTGATAAAAACGGAAATATATCAGGTGCAATAAAGGCTATAAATGTTCCTAACTCCATGGAGCCATCACAAACAACAAAAATTGCATTTAAAGAACCTACAAATCTTGATTCAAGAGTAAAGGTAATATCGGCAGCTTTTACACCAGGAGATTCAACTACATTTAATTATGTAAACTCTTTCACAACCTATGACTCCCTTGGAAATCCACATATAACATCTTATTACTTCCAGAGAACAGGAACAAACACATGGAATGTTTATAAACTAATTGATGGAACCATTGCACCGGTTGAGGTTGGCGGAAATTTATACAAATCTGTAAAACTTCAATTTAAGCCTGATGGAAGTTTAGATGTAAATAATGTATATGCAGATACTCAGGTAAACCTTGCCAGTGATGAAACCGTATCAGGAGATACTTCAGATGGACATTTCCAATTAGCCAATGTCCCTATTAAAGGAAGTATACATCTAAAATCTTACTATAATGATGCTGAAGGAAATACATACATTGTAAACTGGCATGATGATGGTGCAGGAAAAATCCTCGATGAAAATGGAAATGTAGTTGGAACAGTTGATTATGCAGCTCGTGATATATATATACCTTTACTCGAAAATACTTCAAATGCGGATTCTATCACTGTAGATTACCTCTATGGTGAGACAGCCGGTTCTGTAGCCATTGATCCAACTCAGGTAAAATTTGCAGGGTATGACCCAAACAATGGTGCAGAGAATCCACTAAAAACTACAGAAAACTTTAAGGAAATTAGGCAGGTAGCATCTGATTTTATTTTCTATGCACAGCAGGATGGATATGCAAAAGGAGATTTATTATCTGTTGCTGTCAGTGAAGACGGAATTGTAAAAGGTGTCTATTCCAACGGACAGGTTAAGGATATAGCAAGAATAGCTATTGCAACTTTCAAAGATAAAGAAATACTTGTTAGAAAAGGAAACAACCTGTATCTACCAAATAGCCAGACATACACACCAATTATTGTTCCCGGTGGTGTAATATCCAAAGTTAGAAGTGGATTTTTAGAGCTTTCCAATGTTGATATATCCAGAGAGTTCATAAACCTTATAACAGCACAGAGAGCATATCAGGCCAACGCAAGAACAATAACAACATCTGATCAGGTTCTTCAGGAGACAATGAATATCAAGAGATAA
- a CDS encoding flagellar hook capping FlgD N-terminal domain-containing protein, whose protein sequence is MELNGINEYLKKPQIVDAGYDNAKMKNEDFLKVLLADLAWQDPLNAKDISDFISNTVKLRQMEVLNDFQKTVDLLKKANEANSLLYASNLIGKKIFYEGNYTYVENGKSKVKFKLEDNADFVKVTVLDKDGKVVESESFSNLEGGKEYPFEIDNPDLQNGYYTVYVEAKKGKQAVKATLISEGYVESVLKSKDGIKVLVHNDEIDLNSIVQIGG, encoded by the coding sequence ATGGAATTAAATGGGATTAATGAATATCTAAAAAAGCCTCAGATAGTAGATGCCGGATACGATAATGCAAAAATGAAAAATGAGGATTTTTTAAAAGTCCTTCTTGCAGATCTCGCCTGGCAAGATCCTCTAAATGCAAAGGATATATCAGATTTTATCAGCAATACAGTTAAACTTAGGCAGATGGAAGTTCTGAATGATTTTCAGAAAACTGTTGACCTGTTGAAAAAAGCTAATGAGGCAAACTCTCTTTTATACGCATCAAATCTTATCGGAAAAAAGATATTTTATGAAGGAAACTACACATATGTAGAAAATGGAAAATCCAAAGTAAAATTCAAACTGGAAGATAATGCTGATTTTGTTAAGGTTACAGTTTTAGATAAAGATGGAAAAGTTGTTGAAAGCGAAAGTTTTTCAAATCTTGAAGGTGGAAAAGAATATCCATTTGAGATAGATAATCCTGATCTTCAAAATGGTTATTATACTGTTTATGTTGAAGCCAAAAAAGGTAAACAGGCTGTAAAAGCCACTTTAATCAGTGAAGGTTATGTCGAAAGTGTATTAAAGTCAAAAGATGGTATTAAAGTCCTGGTTCACAATGATGAAATAGACTTAAATTCTATTGTTCAAATAGGAGGTTAA
- a CDS encoding FliI/YscN family ATPase — MKLKERLKRIPRYKVKGKITGVTGPIIEAYLPRVSIGDSCIIENGIEAEVVGFKDGKTLLMAYDDTKGIAVGSWIEALQEPVRVGVGKDLLGCVVDAFGKPLNKENFTPEYLYYIKNEVVNPLKRERIKEPLDVGIRTINSLLTIGKGQRIGIFAGAGVGKSTLLGMIAKYTEAEVSVIALIGERGREVREFIEDNLGEEGLKKSVVVVATSDQPPLAKIRAVYTAIAIANYFSNQGKNVLFLLDSLTRLAMAQREIGLAIGEPPTTKGYTPSVFALLPKFIEQAGNFVGRGSITGIYTILVEGDDISMDPVADAAMGFLDGHIILSRKLANKRIFPAIDVLKSVSRLMPQIVSDDILKYQSIFLNMEATYEEAEDMINLGLYKKGTTPKIDLAIEVHPEIENFLKQNMNQKVDLEESFDQLKELVEKIKQRGLRYGIKWD; from the coding sequence ATGAAATTAAAAGAGAGATTAAAAAGAATTCCCCGTTATAAGGTCAAAGGTAAAATTACAGGTGTCACAGGACCAATTATAGAAGCCTATCTTCCCCGTGTATCAATAGGAGATAGCTGTATTATAGAAAATGGTATAGAAGCTGAGGTTGTTGGATTTAAAGATGGGAAAACACTGCTTATGGCCTATGATGACACCAAAGGTATTGCCGTTGGAAGCTGGATAGAAGCTTTACAGGAGCCTGTTAGAGTTGGAGTTGGAAAAGACCTTTTAGGCTGTGTTGTTGATGCCTTTGGAAAACCCCTTAATAAAGAAAACTTTACCCCAGAATATCTGTATTACATAAAAAATGAGGTTGTAAATCCTTTAAAAAGGGAAAGGATAAAAGAGCCTTTAGACGTTGGAATAAGAACTATAAACTCTCTTCTAACTATTGGCAAAGGTCAAAGAATAGGAATATTTGCCGGAGCTGGAGTTGGTAAAAGCACATTACTTGGAATGATAGCCAAATACACTGAAGCAGAAGTCAGTGTAATAGCCCTGATAGGTGAAAGGGGCAGAGAAGTAAGGGAATTTATAGAGGATAATCTTGGGGAAGAAGGATTAAAAAAATCCGTTGTTGTTGTTGCCACATCTGACCAGCCACCTCTTGCCAAAATAAGAGCCGTTTATACAGCCATTGCTATTGCAAACTATTTTTCAAATCAAGGTAAAAATGTTTTATTTTTGCTTGACTCATTAACAAGGCTGGCAATGGCACAAAGGGAAATCGGTCTTGCCATAGGAGAACCACCTACAACCAAAGGATATACACCATCAGTTTTTGCATTACTCCCAAAATTTATTGAACAGGCAGGAAATTTTGTAGGAAGGGGCAGTATAACAGGTATTTACACAATTCTGGTTGAAGGTGATGATATCTCTATGGACCCTGTTGCCGATGCTGCAATGGGATTTTTGGATGGCCATATAATCCTGTCAAGAAAACTTGCCAATAAAAGAATATTCCCTGCCATTGATGTATTAAAAAGCGTCAGCAGGTTAATGCCCCAGATAGTAAGTGACGATATATTAAAATACCAGAGCATATTCTTAAATATGGAAGCAACTTATGAAGAAGCAGAAGATATGATTAATCTGGGGTTATACAAAAAAGGAACAACCCCGAAGATAGACCTTGCAATTGAAGTTCATCCTGAGATAGAGAACTTTTTAAAACAGAATATGAACCAGAAGGTTGACCTTGAAGAAAGTTTTGACCAACTTAAAGAATTAGTAGAGAAAATAAAACAAAGAGGTTTAAGATATGGAATTAAATGGGATTAA
- the fliF gene encoding flagellar basal-body MS-ring/collar protein FliF, whose product MDINQIKEKALSLGKKYATPKHIAILVAGLLLLSLIGTVAYKSFSNVDYGVLYTNLSPDDAGKILEVLQEENIPYKVEGNGSIILVPKDKVYDIRLKLAAKGLPSSQNVGFEIFEEPKMGITRFQENVNYLRALEGELARTIKQLDPVKDVRVNIALPKESIFVREEEEPKASVVVRLWPGRTLTKEQVKAIVFLVSHAVPKLKPENVTVVDNTGRVLSDMLDEESQLAATDKTVQLKKKLERQIEKNVQSMLAKALGSDKVVVRASVELELAKVKQKDEIVDPDKVAVVSERKIQEKVTERENPAVSPPGTSTNVPPVITGTQTTIIRDKSKKDQTKNYEVTKSYISTDKNVFKIKRLSVGVLIDGRYEKQKDKEGNETYKFIPRSKEELKTYEELVKSAIGFDPKRGDQVTVVSVPFETKAESLKAQVGATPLHNYILMAAIAILVLLILAVAGFIALKVIKGKKKEEITLPPGVTPEMAAGVYAAHEKAEEFHIEKEPAFQKLLEIAEESPELIADLVSKWLKEEGK is encoded by the coding sequence TTGGACATAAATCAGATAAAAGAAAAAGCTTTAAGTTTAGGAAAGAAATATGCAACCCCAAAACATATAGCAATCCTTGTGGCAGGTTTACTGCTTTTATCTCTAATTGGAACAGTAGCTTATAAATCCTTTTCAAATGTTGATTACGGAGTTTTATATACCAATCTCAGTCCTGATGATGCAGGGAAAATTCTGGAAGTCCTGCAGGAAGAAAATATTCCTTATAAAGTTGAAGGAAATGGAAGTATTATACTCGTTCCAAAGGACAAAGTTTATGATATAAGGCTAAAACTGGCAGCAAAAGGTTTACCTTCCAGTCAGAATGTTGGGTTTGAGATTTTTGAAGAGCCCAAAATGGGCATAACACGATTTCAGGAGAATGTAAATTACCTGCGGGCATTAGAAGGCGAACTGGCAAGAACTATAAAACAGTTAGACCCAGTCAAAGACGTAAGAGTAAACATAGCCCTTCCTAAAGAAAGCATATTTGTAAGAGAGGAAGAAGAACCTAAAGCCTCAGTGGTGGTCAGACTCTGGCCAGGAAGAACCTTAACAAAAGAACAGGTAAAAGCTATAGTTTTCCTTGTATCCCATGCAGTTCCAAAACTCAAACCTGAAAATGTTACAGTCGTAGATAATACTGGAAGAGTTCTATCTGATATGTTAGATGAAGAAAGCCAGCTGGCAGCCACAGACAAAACAGTCCAGTTGAAGAAAAAATTAGAAAGGCAGATAGAAAAAAATGTCCAGTCTATGCTGGCAAAAGCCCTTGGCTCTGATAAGGTTGTTGTTAGAGCGTCTGTTGAGCTTGAACTGGCAAAAGTTAAACAAAAAGACGAAATTGTTGATCCTGACAAAGTTGCCGTTGTTAGTGAAAGGAAAATTCAGGAAAAAGTTACAGAAAGAGAAAATCCTGCTGTATCACCTCCAGGAACCTCAACCAATGTCCCGCCAGTAATAACCGGAACACAAACAACAATAATCCGTGATAAAAGCAAAAAAGACCAGACCAAAAATTATGAAGTTACAAAATCATATATAAGCACAGATAAAAATGTATTCAAAATAAAAAGATTAAGCGTTGGGGTTTTAATAGATGGCAGATACGAAAAACAGAAAGACAAAGAGGGAAATGAAACCTATAAGTTTATTCCCCGTTCAAAAGAAGAGCTGAAAACATACGAGGAACTTGTCAAAAGTGCAATAGGATTTGACCCAAAAAGAGGCGACCAGGTCACAGTTGTAAGCGTCCCATTTGAAACCAAAGCAGAAAGCCTGAAAGCACAGGTAGGAGCTACACCTCTCCATAATTATATTCTTATGGCAGCAATAGCAATTCTGGTTTTATTAATCCTTGCTGTTGCAGGATTTATCGCTCTAAAAGTAATAAAAGGAAAGAAAAAAGAGGAAATTACACTACCACCTGGAGTTACCCCTGAAATGGCAGCAGGGGTTTATGCAGCCCACGAAAAAGCAGAAGAGTTTCATATAGAGAAAGAACCTGCCTTCCAGAAATTACTTGAGATAGCAGAAGAGTCTCCTGAATTAATAGCTGACTTAGTAAGCAAATGGCTTAAAGAAGAAGGTAAATAA
- the fliE gene encoding flagellar hook-basal body complex protein FliE: MRIEGLQDFGQLTQKIEKKPVKDFGEVLQEFVADVNNDLKNAKKAEQLIAEGKVDNLENLMYQISKSDISLRLITEIRNKALESYQEIMRMQV; encoded by the coding sequence ATGAGGATTGAAGGACTTCAGGACTTTGGACAGTTAACACAAAAGATTGAGAAAAAACCTGTAAAAGATTTTGGAGAAGTTTTACAGGAATTTGTTGCAGATGTAAACAACGATCTGAAAAATGCCAAAAAAGCAGAGCAGTTGATTGCAGAAGGAAAAGTTGATAATTTAGAAAATCTGATGTATCAGATATCAAAATCTGATATCTCATTAAGACTAATTACAGAAATAAGGAACAAAGCTTTAGAAAGCTATCAGGAAATAATGAGAATGCAGGTATAA
- the flgC gene encoding flagellar basal body rod protein FlgC: protein MIFKGLEVSVTGMSAQRIRIDIASSNLANVNSTKAENGQPYRRKVPVFQAILDKESNVPVYQVRVSKVITDPSPFKMKYDPKHPDAGPDGYVRLPNVDPLREMVDMMSAIRTYEANLTAFNTHKDMLIKSIELLKV from the coding sequence ATGATATTCAAAGGTCTTGAAGTATCAGTAACAGGAATGTCAGCCCAGAGAATAAGAATAGATATTGCATCATCAAATCTTGCAAATGTGAACTCAACAAAAGCGGAGAATGGCCAGCCATACAGAAGAAAAGTTCCTGTTTTTCAGGCGATATTAGACAAAGAAAGCAATGTTCCTGTTTATCAGGTTAGAGTTTCAAAGGTAATAACAGACCCCTCCCCATTTAAAATGAAATATGATCCTAAACATCCAGATGCAGGACCTGACGGCTATGTGAGACTTCCAAATGTTGACCCTCTTAGAGAAATGGTTGATATGATGTCTGCAATAAGGACTTACGAGGCAAATTTAACAGCATTTAACACACATAAAGATATGCTTATAAAAAGTATAGAACTACTAAAAGTTTAA
- the flgB gene encoding flagellar basal body rod protein FlgB has product MSELFSHIDTLEEKASYFLQRTKVIQSNIANADTPFYKPKDLKFEKIITEQVKLKRTNPKHIDPFPEVKIKIEEITVPNYTGYDENRVNVEHELAKLAESSIMYKTLLESMKKELAKLKYAISGR; this is encoded by the coding sequence ATGAGTGAGCTGTTTTCACATATAGACACCCTTGAAGAAAAGGCATCTTATTTCTTACAAAGAACAAAAGTAATTCAGAGTAATATAGCCAATGCAGATACTCCTTTTTACAAACCTAAAGACCTGAAGTTTGAAAAAATCATTACAGAGCAGGTAAAACTAAAAAGAACAAACCCCAAACATATAGACCCTTTTCCTGAAGTAAAAATAAAGATAGAAGAAATAACTGTTCCTAACTATACCGGATATGATGAAAACAGAGTAAATGTAGAGCATGAATTAGCAAAGCTTGCTGAAAGCTCAATTATGTATAAAACACTACTGGAAAGTATGAAAAAAGAACTTGCCAAACTAAAATATGCAATATCAGGTAGATAA
- a CDS encoding tetratricopeptide repeat protein, translating to MSGFRIILVLLSLFIFSYAQTIEKKPEEIKYTQKQIEEFKAKYQLAVEMFNRGDYYSALNLLSKIIRYPKNPYYADSLKLSAKIYLIIGRKTGIKEFLQKALYYINTYSSAAKNPYNWDFYYTKGNIYENLFMYERALALYKLAFAQAKTQKQQFKTVIAILRTAAWLKRLDIITRYIVLVNLEELSEKEKKEFEFVKGLVEFQKGNYQEAFKYLIPVYKEYEQYLIENPVYYYILGENAYRLKKYTFAKQVFRRIISIVKDESIIRKSLIRLGDIAHYEGDDIQAFNYYYTVVKKYPKSKEAIIAKLKILALADFNPEIKKKLLLIEDEDIKNPFEFVLKTLISNRNNYVGFFALGNFGEIVLSKNSDKLFKKLTWELSLVNTNRLKYEHKEYINQLWKDKIEKLPPIKICDLFISNEDFFFKVFDRDVLKLVYQDLKKCGKYLLALKVAKFMYKKYKDDDSLLILADTYYSLKNYKKSLEILQKVKNKNCEYYLLQAKNLIFLDKFNQIDITQIENSCKDNPEKYLILGYIYLKNNQIDKLNQIIDKLKNKIPQIYENSLLARIFVREMVYTLFEKDMYQTTLKVLLPLSERFKEDCDINSWVVIALIRSNRTEKLNQYTDRINSCNTEWSIVAKNLIEDYQLIRGFKNE from the coding sequence ATGTCAGGGTTTAGAATAATCCTTGTTTTACTTTCTTTATTTATTTTTTCCTATGCACAGACCATAGAAAAAAAACCAGAGGAGATTAAATATACCCAGAAACAGATAGAAGAGTTTAAAGCTAAATACCAGCTTGCTGTTGAGATGTTTAATCGAGGGGATTACTATTCTGCACTGAACTTACTTTCAAAAATCATAAGATACCCTAAAAATCCTTATTACGCAGATTCCCTTAAACTTTCGGCAAAGATTTACCTTATTATTGGAAGAAAAACAGGAATAAAAGAGTTCCTCCAAAAAGCCTTATATTACATTAACACTTATTCTTCAGCAGCAAAAAATCCATACAACTGGGATTTTTATTACACAAAAGGCAATATCTATGAAAACTTATTTATGTATGAAAGGGCTCTTGCCCTTTACAAACTTGCATTTGCACAGGCAAAAACCCAAAAACAGCAGTTTAAAACGGTAATAGCAATCCTCAGGACAGCAGCATGGCTAAAAAGACTTGATATAATTACCAGATATATTGTTCTGGTAAATTTAGAAGAATTATCCGAAAAAGAGAAAAAAGAGTTTGAATTTGTCAAAGGGCTTGTTGAATTTCAGAAAGGAAATTATCAGGAAGCTTTCAAATATCTTATTCCTGTATACAAGGAGTATGAACAATACCTGATTGAAAACCCTGTTTACTACTACATCCTTGGGGAAAATGCCTATCGCCTGAAAAAATATACATTTGCAAAACAGGTCTTCAGAAGAATAATAAGCATTGTAAAAGATGAAAGTATTATCCGAAAATCCCTTATAAGACTGGGGGATATTGCCCATTACGAAGGAGATGATATACAGGCATTTAACTATTACTATACGGTGGTTAAAAAGTATCCCAAATCAAAAGAAGCAATAATAGCAAAACTAAAAATTCTTGCCCTTGCCGATTTTAATCCAGAAATAAAGAAAAAATTACTCTTAATAGAAGACGAGGATATAAAAAATCCTTTTGAATTTGTTCTGAAAACACTGATATCCAATAGAAATAACTACGTTGGATTCTTTGCACTGGGAAATTTTGGAGAAATAGTCCTCAGCAAAAACTCAGATAAATTATTTAAAAAACTTACATGGGAACTTTCCCTTGTTAACACAAACCGCCTTAAATATGAGCACAAAGAGTATATAAATCAGTTATGGAAAGATAAAATAGAAAAACTTCCACCAATCAAAATATGTGACCTATTTATTTCAAATGAGGATTTCTTTTTTAAGGTGTTTGACAGAGATGTTCTTAAACTTGTTTATCAGGATTTAAAAAAATGTGGAAAATATCTGCTCGCCCTGAAAGTGGCAAAATTTATGTATAAAAAATACAAAGATGATGATTCTTTACTGATTCTTGCTGATACCTACTATTCCTTGAAAAACTACAAAAAATCCCTTGAGATTTTACAGAAAGTCAAGAATAAAAATTGTGAGTATTACTTACTTCAGGCAAAAAACCTTATATTTTTAGACAAATTCAATCAGATAGATATAACCCAGATAGAAAATTCCTGTAAAGACAACCCAGAAAAATATCTGATACTTGGATATATATACCTGAAAAACAATCAGATTGATAAACTTAATCAGATAATTGATAAGCTCAAGAATAAAATCCCACAGATTTATGAAAACTCTTTACTGGCACGTATATTTGTAAGGGAGATGGTTTATACCCTCTTTGAAAAAGATATGTATCAAACCACCCTAAAGGTTTTATTACCCCTTTCCGAAAGATTTAAGGAAGACTGCGATATTAATAGCTGGGTGGTAATTGCTTTGATAAGGTCAAACAGGACAGAGAAACTTAACCAATACACAGACAGAATAAATAGCTGTAATACAGAATGGAGTATCGTTGCCAAGAATCTAATTGAAGACTACCAGCTTATAAGGGGATTTAAAAATGAGTGA
- a CDS encoding sigma-70 family RNA polymerase sigma factor — translation MDKKEREKLILDNLSLVKKVASKIYYRLPKGDIEFDDLVNVGVIGLMKAIEKYDKDKAKLSTYAYIKIRGEILDYLRSLDIVPRTVRDKIKKEPPLEEGQPIPLSNTAVMVSIEKALSSDESFKIIDTLTSEKASPEEEVIKQDQKEKLLKALELLSEKEKKVLQMIYFEEKDLKTIAEEINVSVSRVSQIKAEAIKKLKSIYVY, via the coding sequence ATGGACAAAAAAGAAAGAGAAAAACTAATCTTAGATAACCTTTCCCTTGTTAAAAAAGTAGCGAGCAAAATTTATTATAGGCTTCCAAAGGGAGATATAGAGTTTGATGATCTTGTGAATGTTGGTGTTATTGGCTTAATGAAAGCCATAGAAAAATATGATAAGGATAAAGCAAAGCTCTCAACCTATGCTTACATAAAAATCAGGGGAGAAATTCTTGATTATCTCAGGAGTTTAGATATTGTCCCAAGAACTGTAAGGGACAAGATAAAAAAGGAACCTCCTTTAGAAGAGGGGCAACCTATCCCCCTATCAAATACAGCTGTCATGGTAAGTATAGAAAAAGCCCTTTCTTCTGACGAAAGCTTTAAGATTATTGATACCCTGACCTCAGAAAAAGCCTCTCCGGAAGAGGAAGTTATAAAGCAAGACCAGAAAGAAAAACTACTGAAAGCCCTTGAGCTGTTATCAGAAAAAGAGAAAAAAGTCCTTCAGATGATATACTTTGAAGAAAAAGACCTTAAAACAATAGCAGAAGAGATAAATGTTTCTGTATCAAGGGTATCCCAGATAAAAGCCGAAGCTATAAAAAAGCTAAAATCTATATATGTATACTAA
- a CDS encoding MinD/ParA family protein gives MEEQAKGLLKLVNEKQIEKNTKFLAVASGKGGVGKTNFAVNFAYILANDYDKKVLLIDADIGMANVHILVNVNTKKTLKDILNGAKIEEIIFNTRGIDILPGFSGIDAINEVEDSAVLRFIQNLNSISENYDYILIDTAAGIDNKVISFIRASSQTYVITTPEPTAIMDAYALIKSMKKLYDYSNFKVIINMAKSEEEGLETFERLKTSVKKFLDIELTLGGILPFTKNIQKTVRKKQIISEVYPSDKFVLQLKRIAAEELKEPPPEIKQKFWEKVVSFLRKG, from the coding sequence ATGGAAGAGCAGGCAAAAGGCCTTTTGAAACTTGTTAATGAGAAACAGATAGAAAAAAATACAAAATTCCTTGCTGTTGCCAGTGGGAAAGGGGGTGTAGGGAAAACAAATTTTGCCGTTAATTTTGCTTATATTCTGGCAAATGATTATGACAAAAAAGTTTTATTAATTGATGCAGATATTGGAATGGCAAATGTCCATATACTTGTTAATGTAAATACAAAGAAAACCCTGAAAGATATTCTTAACGGTGCAAAAATTGAAGAAATTATATTCAACACAAGGGGTATTGATATTCTTCCGGGATTTTCAGGAATAGATGCAATTAATGAGGTTGAGGACTCAGCAGTTTTAAGATTTATCCAGAATTTAAATAGCATTTCAGAAAATTATGATTATATTCTAATAGACACAGCAGCAGGAATAGACAACAAAGTAATATCTTTTATCAGAGCCTCCTCCCAGACTTATGTAATAACAACACCAGAACCTACAGCCATAATGGATGCCTATGCACTTATAAAATCAATGAAAAAACTGTATGACTACTCAAACTTTAAGGTAATCATAAATATGGCAAAATCTGAAGAAGAAGGACTTGAAACATTTGAAAGACTGAAAACATCAGTCAAAAAATTTCTGGACATAGAACTTACCTTAGGCGGTATTTTACCATTTACAAAAAATATCCAGAAAACAGTCAGAAAAAAACAGATTATCTCAGAGGTTTACCCTTCTGATAAATTTGTTCTTCAGCTCAAAAGAATTGCTGCCGAAGAATTAAAGGAACCTCCACCTGAGATAAAACAAAAATTCTGGGAAAAAGTAGTAAGTTTTCTGAGAAAGGGTTGA